Proteins from one Blattabacterium cuenoti genomic window:
- the aroC gene encoding chorismate synthase, with translation MAGNIFGNLFRVSTFGESHGMALGGIIDGCPAGLKLNIEEIQYELNRRKPGQSSIVTQRNEPDKVDFLSGIFNNQTTGTPIGFIIYNKDHKSGDYKHIKDIYRPSHSDFTYEQKYGIRDYRGGGRSSARETICRVVAGAVAKQLIKDIKIISYVSSVGNISVNKSYKELDLSRESIEKYSIRCPDPYLAEKMISQIKKIKNEGDTIGGIITCVIKNIPKGIGEPVFDKLHAELGKAMLSINAVKGFEYGSGFDGTKLTGSKHNDPFYKNGKTKTNLSGGIQGGISNGMDIYFRIAFKPVATIMQKQKTIDKHGNFVLMEGKGRHDPCVLPRAIPIVESMTALVLADYWMYSKLSKIF, from the coding sequence ATGGCAGGGAATATTTTTGGTAATTTATTTAGAGTTAGTACTTTTGGAGAAAGTCATGGAATGGCTTTAGGAGGTATTATTGATGGATGTCCCGCAGGATTAAAATTAAATATAGAAGAAATTCAATATGAATTAAATCGTAGAAAACCGGGACAATCATCAATAGTTACTCAAAGAAATGAACCTGATAAGGTGGATTTTTTATCTGGTATTTTTAATAATCAAACAACAGGAACACCTATTGGATTTATTATTTATAATAAAGATCATAAATCAGGTGATTATAAACATATTAAAGATATTTATCGTCCATCTCATTCAGACTTTACATATGAACAAAAATATGGTATAAGAGATTATAGAGGAGGAGGGCGTTCTTCTGCTAGGGAAACAATATGTAGAGTAGTAGCTGGTGCTGTAGCTAAACAATTAATAAAAGATATAAAAATTATATCTTATGTTTCTTCTGTAGGAAACATTTCAGTAAATAAATCATATAAAGAATTAGATTTATCTAGAGAATCTATAGAAAAATATTCTATAAGATGTCCTGATCCATATTTAGCAGAAAAAATGATATCTCAAATTAAAAAAATAAAAAATGAAGGAGATACAATAGGAGGAATTATTACTTGTGTTATAAAAAATATACCAAAAGGTATAGGAGAACCAGTTTTTGATAAACTTCATGCTGAATTAGGAAAAGCTATGCTTTCAATTAATGCAGTTAAAGGATTTGAATATGGAAGTGGATTTGATGGTACTAAATTAACTGGATCTAAACATAATGATCCATTTTATAAAAATGGAAAAACTAAAACAAATTTATCTGGAGGAATACAAGGAGGAATATCAAATGGAATGGATATTTATTTTAGAATAGCTTTTAAACCTGTAGCAACAATTATGCAAAAACAAAAAACTATAGACAAACATGGAAATTTTGTCCTTATGGAAGGAAAAGGTAGACATGATCCTTGTGTTTTACCACGTGCTATACCAATAGTTGAATCAATGACTGCTTTAGTTTTAGCTGATTATTGGATGTATTCTAAATTATCTAAAATATTTTAA
- the miaA gene encoding tRNA (adenosine(37)-N6)-dimethylallyltransferase MiaA has product MNQKFIIFILGPTSVGKTDISLFLAKKLKTEILSCDSRQFYKELKIGTSMPTIEELSKVPHHFIGHLSIHNIYNAKLFEIDCLKKINKLFNKYSILLIVGGSGLYEKAITEGLSNFPKINKNIRNHLIFNFKKNGISFLQKEFKKLKNKNKFIDIYNPIRLIRYLEIIKSTGKDPSFFFQKKLKKRDFLILKIGLILPRYEIYIKINNRVENMIKKGLLYEAELYYPYKNLNSLQTIGYKEFFEFFDQKKNCINDTIEKIKINTRKYAKRQLTWYKKDTDITWFHPNEKEKILSFILKKIVGNTGFEPVTSCL; this is encoded by the coding sequence TTGAATCAAAAATTTATTATTTTTATTTTAGGACCAACATCTGTTGGAAAAACAGATATTTCCTTATTTTTAGCAAAAAAATTAAAAACTGAAATTTTATCTTGTGATTCTAGACAATTTTATAAAGAATTAAAAATAGGGACTTCAATGCCTACAATAGAAGAACTTTCTAAAGTTCCTCATCATTTTATAGGGCATTTAAGTATTCATAATATTTATAACGCTAAATTATTTGAAATAGATTGTTTAAAAAAAATTAATAAATTATTTAATAAATATTCTATTCTTTTGATAGTAGGAGGATCTGGGTTATATGAAAAAGCTATAACAGAAGGATTATCTAATTTTCCTAAAATTAATAAAAATATTAGAAATCATTTAATTTTTAATTTTAAAAAAAATGGAATTTCTTTTTTACAAAAAGAATTTAAAAAATTAAAAAATAAAAATAAATTTATAGATATTTATAATCCTATACGTTTAATACGATATTTAGAAATTATAAAATCTACCGGAAAAGATCCTTCATTCTTTTTTCAAAAAAAATTAAAAAAAAGAGATTTTTTAATTTTGAAAATAGGATTAATTCTTCCTAGATATGAAATCTATATAAAAATAAATAATAGAGTAGAAAATATGATAAAAAAAGGTCTTTTATATGAAGCAGAATTATATTATCCTTATAAAAATTTAAATAGTTTACAAACTATAGGTTATAAAGAATTTTTTGAATTTTTTGATCAAAAAAAAAATTGTATCAATGATACTATAGAAAAAATAAAAATAAATACGAGAAAATACGCTAAAAGACAATTAACTTGGTATAAAAAAGATACTGATATTACATGGTTTCATCCAAATGAAAAAGAAAAAATTTTATCTTTTATTTTAAAAAAAATAGTGGGCAATACTGGATTTGAACCAGTGACCTCCTGCTTGTAA
- a CDS encoding bifunctional folylpolyglutamate synthase/dihydrofolate synthase, whose amino-acid sequence MLFLTIYNLNYLETIQWIFNRLLMYQTSGLKSYKPGLKRIKNFCFHLGNPQNYFKSIHIGGTNGKGSTVHMLSSILQEEKYKVGLFTSPHLIDFRERITYNGILIEKDFIINFIKDNQQFIEKEKISFFEMNTALAFQYFKEKKVNIAIIEVGMGGRLDSTNIIIPEISVITNVSIDHTETLGNNKLKIAFEKSGIIKKNVSVIIGRKISKNIQFFFLKDALKKNAPIYFSLKKKEYIKYKIPFKANYQNLNRSIVLTIVNILHYRKNIIISDKSIKNGLKNVINNTNFKGRWQILQKKNPKIICDIAHNEEGIYMINNQLKKESYDNLHLILGFVKEKKVEKLLKYFPIESFYYFCQPKIDRKFPINDLKILVYKMFQNNQKINFYHSVRNAFLASKKKAKKNDLILITGSTFIVSEILLYYKNFFSYI is encoded by the coding sequence ATGTTATTTTTAACAATTTATAATTTGAATTATTTAGAAACTATTCAATGGATTTTTAATCGTCTTTTAATGTATCAAACATCAGGATTAAAATCATATAAACCAGGTTTAAAAAGAATAAAAAATTTTTGTTTTCATTTAGGAAATCCTCAAAATTATTTTAAAAGTATACATATAGGTGGAACAAATGGAAAAGGATCTACAGTTCATATGTTATCTTCTATTTTACAAGAAGAAAAATATAAAGTTGGATTATTTACTTCTCCTCATTTAATAGATTTTAGAGAAAGAATAACTTATAATGGAATTTTAATAGAAAAAGATTTTATTATTAATTTTATTAAAGATAATCAACAATTTATAGAAAAAGAAAAAATTTCATTTTTTGAAATGAATACAGCTTTAGCTTTTCAATATTTTAAAGAAAAAAAAGTTAATATAGCAATTATTGAAGTTGGAATGGGAGGTAGGTTAGATTCTACTAATATTATTATTCCAGAAATATCTGTTATAACAAATGTTAGTATAGATCATACAGAAACTCTTGGAAATAATAAATTAAAAATAGCCTTTGAAAAATCAGGAATTATTAAAAAAAATGTATCAGTAATCATAGGAAGAAAAATATCAAAAAATATACAATTTTTTTTTCTTAAAGATGCTTTAAAAAAAAATGCTCCAATTTATTTTTCTTTAAAAAAAAAAGAATATATAAAATATAAAATTCCTTTTAAAGCAAATTATCAAAATTTAAATAGAAGTATTGTATTAACAATTGTTAATATTTTACATTATAGAAAAAATATAATTATTTCTGATAAATCTATAAAAAATGGATTAAAAAATGTAATAAATAATACAAATTTTAAAGGTCGTTGGCAAATTTTACAAAAAAAAAATCCAAAAATTATTTGTGATATTGCTCATAATGAAGAAGGAATATACATGATTAATAATCAATTAAAAAAAGAATCTTATGATAACTTACATTTAATTTTAGGATTTGTAAAAGAAAAAAAAGTAGAAAAATTATTAAAATATTTTCCTATTGAATCTTTTTATTATTTTTGTCAACCTAAAATAGATAGAAAATTTCCCATTAATGATTTAAAAATATTAGTTTATAAAATGTTTCAAAATAATCAAAAAATAAATTTCTATCATTCTGTAAGAAATGCTTTTTTAGCTTCTAAAAAAAAAGCAAAAAAAAATGATTTAATTTTAATAACTGGAAGTACGTTTATTGTTTCTGAAATTTTACTATATTATAAAAATTTTTTTTCTTACATTTGA
- the glnS gene encoding glutamine--tRNA ligase — protein MHFIERIIEEDIRNGFPIEKIKFRFPPEPNGYLHIGHVKAIYLNFELGKKYKSPVYLRFDDTNPIGESKKFIESIKKDILFLGFKWDIESYASDYFQKLYKWAIKLIQKNKAYIDDQSQKIIQFQRKTPFEIGIHSHYRNRSIDENLYLFEKMKNGFFKEGSCVLRAKIDMSSPNMNMRDPIMYRILQKKHHKTGNQWCIYPTYDWTHGQCDYIEQISHSLCSLEFENRRPLYNWYLNQIYDFKNKIIPKQIEFSRLNLSHTITSKRKIQYLIEKKIIPSWDDPRILTISGLRRKGYTSIALKNFVHKIGISKRNNIIDISLLEFWIREHLNKIAHRVMVVFHPIKLIIDNYSTNTTEWIEAENNPENSNFGKRKIPFSKFIYIEKDDFLEKQKKNFFRLSIGKEVRLKNAYIIKANSIIKNYKGEVKEIHCTYDPKSKSGKKEKVEKKGRIKSTLHWVSIKHSFPIEINLYNPLFLKKNPNTNFYKYINPKSKDQIIGYAEPSLKNAKKGDHFQFQRIGYFYVENSTINKIIFNKTVYIKNKWKKHL, from the coding sequence ATACATTTTATTGAAAGAATTATAGAGGAAGATATAAGAAATGGATTTCCTATTGAAAAAATTAAATTTCGTTTTCCTCCTGAACCAAATGGATATCTCCATATTGGACATGTAAAAGCTATTTATTTAAATTTTGAATTAGGAAAAAAATATAAATCACCAGTTTATTTAAGATTTGATGATACTAATCCTATAGGAGAAAGTAAAAAATTTATAGAATCTATAAAAAAAGATATTCTTTTTTTAGGATTTAAATGGGATATAGAAAGTTATGCTTCAGATTATTTTCAAAAACTTTATAAATGGGCTATAAAATTAATTCAAAAAAATAAAGCTTATATAGATGATCAATCTCAAAAAATTATACAATTTCAAAGAAAAACACCTTTTGAAATAGGAATTCATAGTCATTATAGAAATAGATCTATAGATGAAAATTTATATTTATTTGAAAAAATGAAAAATGGATTTTTTAAAGAAGGATCTTGTGTTTTAAGAGCTAAAATTGATATGAGTTCTCCAAATATGAATATGAGAGATCCAATTATGTATAGAATTTTACAAAAAAAACATCATAAAACTGGAAATCAATGGTGTATTTATCCTACTTATGATTGGACTCATGGTCAATGTGATTATATTGAACAAATATCACATTCTTTATGTTCATTAGAATTTGAAAATAGACGACCTTTATATAATTGGTATTTAAATCAAATTTATGATTTTAAAAATAAAATAATACCTAAACAAATAGAATTTTCCAGATTAAATTTAAGTCATACTATAACTAGTAAAAGAAAAATTCAATATTTAATTGAAAAAAAAATTATCCCATCTTGGGATGATCCGCGTATATTAACTATATCTGGATTACGTCGTAAAGGATATACTTCAATAGCTTTAAAAAATTTTGTTCATAAAATAGGAATTTCAAAAAGAAATAATATAATTGATATATCTCTTTTAGAATTTTGGATTAGAGAACATTTAAATAAAATAGCTCATAGAGTAATGGTAGTATTTCATCCAATAAAATTAATTATTGATAATTATTCTACAAATACTACTGAATGGATTGAAGCAGAAAATAATCCAGAAAATTCTAATTTTGGTAAAAGAAAAATTCCTTTTTCAAAATTTATCTATATTGAAAAAGACGATTTTTTGGAAAAGCAAAAAAAAAATTTTTTTCGTCTTAGTATTGGAAAGGAAGTAAGACTTAAAAATGCTTATATTATAAAAGCTAATTCAATAATTAAAAATTATAAAGGAGAAGTAAAGGAAATTCATTGTACTTATGATCCAAAAAGTAAATCTGGAAAAAAAGAAAAAGTAGAAAAAAAAGGAAGAATAAAAAGTACTTTACATTGGGTATCTATAAAACATTCTTTTCCTATAGAAATTAATTTATATAATCCTCTTTTTTTAAAAAAAAATCCAAATACAAATTTTTATAAATATATAAATCCAAAATCAAAAGATCAAATTATAGGTTATGCAGAACCATCCTTAAAAAATGCAAAAAAAGGAGATCATTTTCAATTCCAAAGAATTGGTTATTTTTATGTAGAAAATTCTACTATTAATAAAATTATTTTTAATAAAACAGTTTATATAAAAAATAAATGGAAAAAACATTTATAA
- the rpoC gene encoding DNA-directed RNA polymerase subunit beta' encodes MNRKKNNKFNKIIIRLASPEVILKESHGEVLKPETINYRTHKPERDGLFCERIFGPVKDYECACGKYKRIRYKGIVCDRCGVEVTEKKVRRERMGHISLVVPIVHIWCFRSSPNKIGYLLGLPSKKLEMIIYYERYVVIQGGIAFRSDGSSFQKGDFLTEEEYLYILNKIPKGNQQLEDSDPNKFIAKMGAECIEDLLNRINLDVLSIELRDQANHETSKQRRIEALKRLQVVEAFREGKKNGGNPSWMIIHVLSVIPPELRPLVPLDGGRYAASDMTDLYRRVLIRNNRLKRLIEIKAPEVILRNEKRMLQEAVDSLFDNSRKVSAVKSEANRPLKSLSDALKGKQGRFRQNLLGKRVDYSARSVIVVGPHLKLHECGLPKDMAAELYKPFIIRKLIERGIVKTVKSSKKIIDKRDPMIWDILENVLKGHPILLNRAPTLHRLGIQAFQPKLIEGKAIQLHPLVCAAFNADFDGDQMAVHLPLSYGAILEAQLLMLASQNILNPANGSPITVPSQDMVLGLYYMTKPLLSDNKNKVKGEGFIFYSPEEVEIAYNQKVVDLHALIKVKVNFREEDKFFNKLIETTVGRVLFNQVVPKKVGFINESLTKKSLREIISKILLLTDVPTTANFLDDIKELGFYNAFKGGLSFGLGDIIIPDKKKDMVNHAIKQVDNIKMNYNMGLITNNERYNQVIDIWTNTNAILTEKVMKYMREDKQGFNPVYMMLDSGARGSKEQIRQLSGMRGLMAKPQKAGSSGGEIIENPILSNFREGLSILEYFISTHGARKGLADTALKTADAGYLTRRLVDAAQDVIIKMEDCNTLRGLEISALKKNEEIVETLFDRILGRISLNKIYHPKSDQLIIDSGEMIDEKIARIIDKSGIEMVEVRSPLTCEAKMGICSKCYGRNLSTGKIIQKGEAVGVIAAQSIGEPGTQLTLRTFHVGGTAGNITESSQIRAKYDGIIEFEDLKFVKTKKNSKKLGIVVSRSTEMKLFNKKKSSILMINNIPYGASLYVKNGDQLKTGDIICKWDLYNAVIIAEFSGIISYQHLEQGLTFQVEIDEQTGFQEKVITEVRNKNLVPTLKILNDKKEELKVYNLPVGSHLMVEDEEKIDIGKILVKVPRKSAKSGDITGGLPRLSELFEARNPSNPAVVSEMDGIVSHGKIKRGNREIIVESKTGDIRKYLVKLTNQILVQENDYIKAGMPLSDGAVTPNDILNIRGPRAVQEYLIKEIQEVYRLQGVKINDKHFEVIVLQMMRKVEVLDVGDTKFLEGSIEYKDDFIEENDRIFHMKVVENSGDSNIFKNGDIVNYRDLRNENTVLKYKNKKLIKTRNAIPATARPILQGITRSALQTKSFISAASFQETTKVLSEAAISSKTDYLYGLKENVIVGHKIPAGTGLREYENIQPEILQ; translated from the coding sequence ATGAATAGAAAGAAAAACAATAAATTTAATAAAATAATTATTAGATTAGCTTCTCCAGAAGTTATATTAAAAGAATCTCATGGTGAAGTTTTAAAACCAGAGACGATAAATTATCGGACTCATAAACCAGAAAGAGATGGTCTCTTTTGTGAAAGAATTTTTGGACCAGTTAAAGATTATGAATGTGCATGTGGAAAATATAAAAGAATTCGTTATAAAGGAATTGTTTGTGATAGATGTGGTGTTGAAGTAACTGAGAAAAAAGTTAGAAGAGAACGTATGGGGCATATAAGTCTTGTAGTTCCTATTGTTCATATTTGGTGTTTTCGTTCATCTCCAAATAAAATTGGATATTTATTAGGACTACCTTCTAAAAAACTTGAAATGATTATTTATTATGAACGATATGTTGTTATTCAAGGAGGTATAGCTTTTCGTTCAGATGGTTCTTCTTTTCAAAAAGGTGATTTTTTAACTGAGGAAGAATATTTATATATTTTAAATAAAATCCCAAAGGGAAATCAGCAATTAGAAGATTCTGATCCTAATAAATTTATTGCTAAAATGGGAGCAGAATGTATAGAAGATCTTTTAAATCGTATTAATTTAGATGTTTTATCTATTGAATTAAGGGATCAAGCTAATCATGAAACTTCTAAACAAAGACGTATTGAAGCGTTAAAACGGTTACAAGTAGTAGAAGCATTTAGAGAAGGAAAAAAAAATGGAGGGAATCCATCTTGGATGATTATTCATGTATTATCTGTAATTCCTCCTGAATTAAGACCATTAGTACCTTTAGATGGAGGTCGTTATGCTGCTTCTGATATGACCGATTTATATCGTCGTGTACTTATCAGAAATAATCGTTTAAAAAGACTTATAGAAATTAAAGCTCCTGAAGTTATTTTAAGAAATGAAAAAAGAATGCTTCAGGAAGCAGTTGATTCTCTTTTTGATAATTCAAGAAAAGTATCTGCAGTAAAATCAGAAGCTAATCGTCCTTTAAAATCTTTATCAGATGCTTTAAAAGGAAAACAAGGTCGCTTTAGACAAAATCTTTTAGGTAAAAGAGTTGATTATTCAGCAAGATCTGTTATTGTCGTTGGTCCACATTTAAAATTACATGAATGTGGACTTCCTAAGGATATGGCAGCAGAACTTTATAAACCATTTATTATCCGTAAATTAATTGAAAGAGGTATAGTCAAAACAGTAAAATCTTCTAAAAAAATTATTGATAAAAGGGATCCTATGATATGGGATATTTTAGAAAATGTTTTAAAAGGACATCCTATATTATTAAATAGAGCTCCAACTTTACATAGATTAGGAATTCAAGCTTTTCAACCTAAATTAATAGAAGGTAAAGCTATTCAATTACATCCTTTAGTTTGTGCTGCTTTTAATGCAGATTTTGATGGAGATCAAATGGCAGTTCATTTACCATTGTCATATGGAGCTATCTTAGAAGCTCAACTTTTAATGTTAGCTTCTCAAAATATATTAAATCCGGCTAATGGATCTCCAATTACAGTACCTTCTCAAGATATGGTTTTAGGATTATATTATATGACAAAACCTTTATTATCAGATAATAAAAATAAAGTAAAAGGAGAAGGATTTATTTTTTATTCACCAGAAGAAGTTGAAATAGCATATAACCAAAAAGTTGTTGATTTACATGCCTTAATTAAGGTTAAAGTTAATTTTCGTGAAGAAGATAAATTTTTTAATAAATTAATAGAAACTACTGTTGGTAGAGTTTTATTTAATCAAGTTGTACCTAAGAAAGTAGGATTTATTAATGAATCTCTTACAAAAAAATCATTAAGAGAAATTATAAGTAAAATATTATTACTCACAGATGTTCCAACTACTGCAAATTTTTTAGATGATATTAAAGAATTAGGTTTTTATAATGCATTTAAAGGAGGTCTTTCTTTTGGATTAGGTGATATTATTATTCCTGATAAAAAAAAAGATATGGTAAATCATGCTATAAAACAAGTTGATAATATCAAAATGAATTATAATATGGGATTAATAACGAATAATGAACGTTATAATCAAGTTATTGATATATGGACAAATACTAATGCTATTCTTACAGAGAAAGTAATGAAATATATGAGAGAGGATAAACAAGGATTTAATCCTGTCTATATGATGTTAGATTCTGGAGCTAGAGGTTCTAAAGAACAAATACGTCAATTGTCTGGAATGCGTGGATTGATGGCGAAACCACAAAAAGCTGGATCTTCTGGAGGAGAAATTATTGAAAATCCTATTTTATCTAATTTTAGAGAAGGTCTTTCTATTTTAGAATATTTTATATCTACTCATGGAGCTCGAAAAGGATTAGCTGATACTGCATTAAAAACAGCAGATGCTGGATATTTAACAAGACGTTTAGTAGATGCAGCACAAGATGTAATTATAAAAATGGAAGACTGTAATACATTACGTGGTTTAGAAATATCAGCATTAAAAAAAAATGAAGAAATAGTAGAAACTTTATTTGATAGAATTTTAGGTCGTATATCTTTAAATAAGATTTATCATCCAAAATCGGATCAATTAATAATTGATTCTGGTGAAATGATTGATGAAAAAATAGCAAGAATAATTGATAAATCTGGAATAGAAATGGTAGAAGTACGATCTCCTTTAACCTGTGAAGCTAAAATGGGAATTTGTTCTAAATGTTATGGTCGTAATTTATCAACAGGAAAAATAATTCAAAAAGGAGAAGCAGTAGGAGTTATTGCTGCACAATCCATTGGTGAACCAGGAACTCAACTTACATTAAGAACTTTTCATGTTGGAGGAACCGCAGGAAATATTACAGAATCTTCACAAATAAGAGCTAAATATGATGGTATTATAGAATTTGAAGATTTAAAATTCGTTAAAACAAAAAAAAATTCAAAAAAATTAGGTATAGTAGTTTCTAGATCAACAGAAATGAAACTTTTTAATAAAAAAAAATCATCAATATTAATGATTAATAATATACCTTATGGAGCATCTTTATATGTAAAAAATGGAGATCAATTAAAAACAGGAGATATAATTTGTAAATGGGATTTATATAATGCAGTTATTATTGCAGAATTTTCTGGAATTATATCTTATCAACATTTAGAACAAGGATTAACCTTTCAAGTTGAAATAGATGAACAAACCGGATTTCAAGAAAAAGTAATAACAGAAGTAAGAAATAAAAATTTAGTTCCTACATTAAAAATATTGAATGATAAAAAAGAAGAATTAAAAGTATATAATCTTCCAGTAGGATCTCATTTAATGGTAGAAGATGAAGAAAAAATAGATATAGGAAAAATTTTAGTAAAAGTTCCTAGAAAATCAGCAAAATCAGGAGATATAACAGGAGGATTACCTCGTTTATCTGAATTATTTGAAGCACGTAATCCTTCTAATCCAGCTGTAGTTTCAGAAATGGATGGTATAGTTAGTCATGGAAAAATTAAACGAGGTAATAGAGAGATTATTGTAGAATCTAAAACAGGAGATATTAGAAAATATCTTGTTAAATTGACAAATCAAATTCTTGTACAAGAAAATGATTATATAAAAGCAGGAATGCCTTTATCAGATGGAGCTGTTACTCCTAATGATATTTTAAATATAAGAGGACCTAGAGCAGTTCAAGAATATTTAATTAAAGAAATACAAGAAGTATATCGTTTACAAGGTGTAAAAATTAATGATAAACATTTTGAAGTAATCGTTTTACAAATGATGAGAAAAGTAGAAGTATTAGATGTAGGAGATACTAAATTTTTAGAAGGAAGTATAGAATATAAAGATGATTTTATAGAGGAAAATGATAGAATTTTTCATATGAAAGTAGTAGAAAATTCTGGAGATTCTAATATTTTTAAAAATGGAGACATTGTTAATTATAGAGATTTAAGAAATGAAAATACTGTTTTAAAATATAAAAATAAAAAATTAATAAAAACAAGAAATGCAATTCCAGCAACAGCTAGACCTATATTACAAGGAATAACAAGATCCGCTTTACAAACAAAATCTTTTATATCTGCAGCATCATTTCAAGAAACAACAAAGGTTTTAAGTGAAGCAGCAATAAGTAGTAAAACAGATTATTTATATGGATTAAAAGAAAATGTTATAGTAGGACATAAAATTCCTGCAGGAACTGGATTAAGAGAATATGAAAATATTCAACCAGAAATTTTGCAATAA